The DNA sequence GGTGTGGTTTGCCCAGTCCAATGTTTTAATTCACCATTTACAAGATACGTATCTTGATTGATAAGGTTTTTAATCTGAAATTCTTCGGGTATTAAACTCATAATCTTGGTTATTTGTAATTTGGTTATTAATAGCATTCTAAAAGAAAAAAGAGGCTATTCGGCCTCTTTTTCTTTATTATTGTACAGTATCACCTTCCCAATCCAGGATACCACCAAGTAAATTATAGGCTTTTTCTATCCCTAATTCATTCATGATCTGACATGCTTTGGCACTTCTGGCTCCGGAACGGCAATACACATAGTAGCTTTTATTTTTATCTAATTCTTCGATTTCGTAAATAAAACCTTGTCCTTTATTAATGTCAATATTTACAGCATTCTCGATATAGCCGTCATTAAATTCGTCTTCAGTTCTTACGTCAAGTATAACTGCATTCTCGTCAGCAGCTAGTTGAGCAACCCAATCTTCTTGTGATAAATTCATAATAAATGTGTTTTTTGTAAAATTACGACGTTTCTATTAATTAAAAACGTGCCAAATGCGATTTCGATTATTATTCTCAGAAAACGTTTTAGAGAAAGGATTATAATCAGTATTTTACAAAAATACTCACTATTTTTAAAAATTCAGTCTATAAAATCGATAGAAAATAGGATTTTTTCATTTGCATAAAACAGCTCTTAAAAACAATTTTCTGACAACTAATCCCATTTCAATCTGCTATCTTTGTAAAAAAATATCGTTTTTAAGTTCTTTTTGACAATAAAAATAAAATTCAAACACATCAAAACATCTGTTTGAAATAATAAAAAAAGAACCAAAAACAGTTCCTATAGCACTACACTTGACGCTATCTTTTTATACAAAATGAAATGACTTTCATCAGGATAATAAAAACGATATCCCCGGTGTTTAAAAAATAAGACATGCAAAATCCATTAAAAAATATCTTCCCCAATTTCTCCGATGAACTTATCGCTACTATTGAAGAGAATGCAAGTGCGCAGGATTTCGAAGCCGGAACAATCTTAATGCGAACAGGACAATACATTAAAAATACGGTTTTGATTACCAAAGGAAAAATCAAAATTTACCGCGAGGGTGAAGATGGTGGTGAATTTTTAATGTACTATCTACAGCCCGGTCAAGCCTGTGCCATCTCGATGATTTGTACTGCCAAAAGCGAAAAAAGCCAGATTATGGCCAAAGTGGTAGAAGATGTTTCCGTCATGATGATCCCCCTGCAAATGATGGACAAATGGATGATGGAACACCGATCCTGGTACGAATTTGTCATAGACACTTACAGAAGCCGTTTTGAAGAGGTCCTTGAAGTGGTAGATAATATTGCTTTCCGTTCGATGGATGAGCGTTTGGAATTTTATCTAAAAAGACATTCTGATGCCTGTGGCTGCACTGAAGTTAAATTATCACATCAGGAAATTGCGACAGAGTTAAATACCTCAAGGGAAGTGGTTTCAAGATTACTCAAAAAAATGGAGCAGCGTGGTTTGGTTAAATTAAACCGGAATCAGATTGAGCTTTTGAAATAGAATTGTTTAACACGGATTACACTAATTTTCACGGATTGTTTTTTCTTGCTTTTGCGGCTCAAAAATTTGTGCCAATTCGTGTAATTCGTGTTAACAAAAAAATATCTGCCACAGATTAAATTGATTTTCACGGATTATTTTTTTTCTTCCCTTTTGCGGCTAAAAAATTTGTGTCAATTCGTGTAATTCGTGTTAATAAAAAAATACTTGCCACAGATTAAATTGATTTTCACGGATTGTTTTCTTTCTTCCCTTTTGCGGTTAAAAAATTTGTGTCAATTCGTGTAATTCGTGTTAACAAAAAATCATTCTAATCATTTTAATCTGTGGCAAAAAAAACGCTTATGTGATAAATGTTACTGTAGATTCCCCCCAAACAAAGCACCTTTGCATAAAAATACAATCAATGGAATATTTCGGTTATTTTGCTTCGATTATCATAGGAATCTCACTTGGCTTAATTGGCGGCGGCGGATCTATTCTTACTATTCCGATTTTGGTGTATTTGTTTCGGGTAAATCCGGAACAGGCTACTTCGTATTCCTTATTCATCGTTGGGTTAACCGCTTTATTTGGAAGCTATAGCCATTATAAAATGGGGAATCTAAAACTGAAGTCCGCTTTGTATTTTGCGATTCCGTCTGTGATTTCGATCTTGATAATTCGGGAAGTTATTTTTCCTCAAATTGCCCAAACCTTATTTTCGGTGGCTTCGTATACTGTTTCAAAAGATTTTCTGATTATGATTATCTTTTCGGCATTGATGATTACAGCGGCCATCTCGATGATCAAAAAAAACAAACCCGAAATAAAAGGCGCTGAAACCAACTATCCACAACTAAGTCTAATTGGTTTTCTAGTCGGAATTGTAACCGGATTTCTAGGAGCCGGCGGGGGATTTTTAATTATTCCTGCCTTGCTTTTCTTCGCCAATTTACCTATGAAACAAGCCGTTGGGACTTCTTTATTAATCATCACAATTAATTCTTGCATCGGTTTTGGAGGTGATTTATACATTGGGACTCCAATCAACTACACATTTCTGTTAAGCGTATCTGCTATGGCACTTATCGGAATGGTAATCGGCAGTCAGCTTTCTAAAAAAATTGATGGAGCCAAACTCAAACCCCTTTTTGGGTGGTTTGTTTTGGTAATGGGGGTATATATTATTACTAAGGAGGTTTTGTTTTAACTTTATTGTTTCACGCAGATTTGGCAGATAAAGCTGATTTATTTAAACATTTTTAATCTAGTTTCGCATATAGAGTAGTCTTTGTCGCAGTTTTAAACTTGACAAAGATGAAACTAAAAAATCCGTTTATTTCTCAAAATAAACGGATTTGTATATTTTGGGCGTTTCCTCCGGCCGGGCTATCCACTTGTATCTTTTGCTTTTTAAAGAAAAAAGCAAAAGGATACCGCTCCTATCCCTAACGCAATCTCAGGTAAAATGAAATTCTTATTTTATAAATTCTAATGCTCCCCATACCCAATATCATCCATCTTCCCGCTAAAAACACGGTACTGAATAATAAAATAAATAATCACCAAAAATAAAGCAACAAAAAACCAGCTCATTCCAACAGACAAACCATATTCTCCAGCAGCGGTATTATAAATCGTCAATGATGGATTGACTTTATTGGTTGAAGGCAAAACATTTGGAAAAATCGAAACGGCTGTCGAAGCGAATCCACCTACCAAAAACAAGGTTGAAAATATAAAACCGTGTCCGTCTTTTTTATACGAACGTACTTTAAACAAACCTATAATTCCAACAAAAGTCATTAGAGGAAAAAACCAGAGAATCGGGTTTTCTATAAAATTATGAAACGGTTTTGGCTCAATAAAATGCCAAATTTGCAATGAAATGAAAACCAAAATCAGCAAGACGATATTCAGTTTAAAAACTACATTTTTGAGTTGTGTATTTAAGGATGAATTCGTTTTGTAAATAATCCAATTGGCACCATGAATCGTTAAAGCCACCACACTTACAATTCCGAGAAACAAGGTAAACCAATCTATAATTCCCAGCTCATTGGCTTGTGGACTAAAAGTAGGATTCCACAAAGGCAAAAAGAAA is a window from the Flavobacterium cupriresistens genome containing:
- a CDS encoding sulfite exporter TauE/SafE family protein; translation: MEYFGYFASIIIGISLGLIGGGGSILTIPILVYLFRVNPEQATSYSLFIVGLTALFGSYSHYKMGNLKLKSALYFAIPSVISILIIREVIFPQIAQTLFSVASYTVSKDFLIMIIFSALMITAAISMIKKNKPEIKGAETNYPQLSLIGFLVGIVTGFLGAGGGFLIIPALLFFANLPMKQAVGTSLLIITINSCIGFGGDLYIGTPINYTFLLSVSAMALIGMVIGSQLSKKIDGAKLKPLFGWFVLVMGVYIITKEVLF
- a CDS encoding rhodanese-like domain-containing protein, which encodes MNLSQEDWVAQLAADENAVILDVRTEDEFNDGYIENAVNIDINKGQGFIYEIEELDKNKSYYVYCRSGARSAKACQIMNELGIEKAYNLLGGILDWEGDTVQ
- a CDS encoding Crp/Fnr family transcriptional regulator: MQNPLKNIFPNFSDELIATIEENASAQDFEAGTILMRTGQYIKNTVLITKGKIKIYREGEDGGEFLMYYLQPGQACAISMICTAKSEKSQIMAKVVEDVSVMMIPLQMMDKWMMEHRSWYEFVIDTYRSRFEEVLEVVDNIAFRSMDERLEFYLKRHSDACGCTEVKLSHQEIATELNTSREVVSRLLKKMEQRGLVKLNRNQIELLK
- the cydB gene encoding cytochrome d ubiquinol oxidase subunit II, with amino-acid sequence MEFFWYVVLMGILAVYIVLDGYDFGAGIIHLFFAKTEKDKKAITSAIGPFWDANEVWIIAAGGVLFFAFPTLYASSFSGFYLPLIMILWLLIFRAIGLEMRGQVHHPMWETIWDKAFGIASLLLALFFGIALGNIVRGVNLGMVTNGVSTQEAHYFFLPLWNPTFSPQANELGIIDWFTLFLGIVSVVALTIHGANWIIYKTNSSLNTQLKNVVFKLNIVLLILVFISLQIWHFIEPKPFHNFIENPILWFFPLMTFVGIIGLFKVRSYKKDGHGFIFSTLFLVGGFASTAVSIFPNVLPSTNKVNPSLTIYNTAAGEYGLSVGMSWFFVALFLVIIYFIIQYRVFSGKMDDIGYGEH